One genomic window of Octopus bimaculoides isolate UCB-OBI-ISO-001 chromosome 2, ASM119413v2, whole genome shotgun sequence includes the following:
- the LOC106875329 gene encoding WD repeat-containing protein 18, with amino-acid sequence MSVLRCSEVIISSDLGSKSSECRQKGSICVLDINSCTALACFREELGPIANGLCLIKKNYLLSASENVLCVWNITNSSSPAIKMEVPKNISSLAVSPDGLYCVAGIQEKLYVWCVLTGQLLSVIQKHFQNIVCIKFADNLTFLTGGEDNQIIAWSLVDIFNAMDNKNNKNSTPEPLFIWHDHTLPITDLYVGAGGIRARIVSSSLDRTCKFWDLATGRLLCSFMFSESLLSVTMNMAENRLYAGGSSGKIYVVDLSQGSANTTDDTMSGGSDKTKFYFLGHSKHVNCLSVSMDGSLLASGSDDCTVKVWDTSNGRCLKTLMHKTAVTNAFIAPVYRSVFETKSKETFPIHKFQTEMMNKKDKISSVLFQNFLQETNVCGQSYPFQSDVFATILAGELDSHIIPSDSVAEDEEQSSRERTETIAKLRKEIDLIKTENEKLFTFSVSQLLK; translated from the coding sequence ATGTCGGTTCTCCGCTGTTCGGAAGTTATTATATCGAGTGATTTGGGTAGTAAAAGCTCCGAATGTAGGCAGAAAGGAAGTATTTGTGTATTAGATATCAACTCATGCACGGCTTTAGCATGTTTCAGAGAAGAACTCGGTCCGATAGCTAACGGCTTGTGTTTGATAAAAAAGAATTATCTTTTGTCGGCCTCTGAAAATGTGCTTTGTGTATGGAATATCACCAACTCCTCGTCTCCGGCTATAAAGATGGAAGTtcctaaaaatatttcttcattggcAGTTTCTCCAGACGGTTTATATTGTGTTGCAGGAATCCAAGAAAAACTTTACGTATGGTGCGTATTAACTGGTCAACTTCTGTCTGTCATTCAGAAACATTTTCAAAACATCGTGTGTATTAAGTTTGCTGATAACTTAACTTTTTTAACTGGTGGAGAAGACAATCAGATTATTGCCTGGTCCTTGGTCGATATTTTTAATGCTAtggacaacaaaaacaataaaaattctacGCCAGAACCATTGTTTATATGGCACGACCACACACTTCCTATAACTGACTTATATGTTGGCGCCGGTGGAATACGAGCTCGCATTGTCTCCTCTTCCCTTGATCGAACATGTAAATTTTGGGATCTTGCCACTGGCCGGCTTTTGTGTAGTTTTATGTTTTCCGAAAGTCTTTTGTCTGTTACTATGAACATGGCTGAAAACCGCCTTTATGCCGGTGGTAGCAGTGGTAAAATTTACGTTGTAGATCTGTCACAAGGTTCAGCCAATACAACGGATGATACTATGAGTGGAGGATCGGATAAAACTAAATTCTATTTTCTTGGTCACAGCAAACATGTCAATTGTCTATCAGTGTCTATGGACGGTAGTTTGTTGGCGTCTGGTTCCGATGATTGCACTGTGAAAGTGTGGGACACATCTAATGGTCGatgtttgaaaacattgatgCACAAAACGGCAGTCACTAATGCTTTTATCGCTCCCGTCTATCGCTCTGTTTTCGAAACCAAGTCCAAAGAAACTTTCCCCATCCATAAATTTCAAACAGAAATGatgaacaaaaaagataaaatctcATCTGTCCTTTTTCAAAATTTCCTGCAAGAGACCAATGTGTGTGGTCAGTCATATCCATTCCAGTCAGATGTTTTTGCTACTATTTTGGCCGGTGAACTCGACAGCCACATTATCCCAAGCGATTCAGTCGCAGAAGACGAAGAACAGAGTTCGCGCGAAAGAACTGAGACTATAGCTAAATTGAGGAAAGAAATTGATCTGATTAAAACTGAGAATGAAAaactttttactttttcagttAGTCAGCTTTTGAAATAA